In the genome of Drosophila kikkawai strain 14028-0561.14 chromosome 2R, DkikHiC1v2, whole genome shotgun sequence, the window taaaaataaatctgtaatatttaaataatattttttataataattttagactataaaaagaaaagttaaaagagtttttatacctttaaaaatatttttatatttacagggtataaaataatttcaaacccctttaaaaatcTCTCCTGCTCTCctctgattttattttttatcgcCTTTTACGTGCTCGAAGCCATTCAGAGGCCAAGGTCGCGGCATCCAACCAATCGTTAGTCATTATCCCGTCACTGAATCGTATTCCCAAAAATGTATGCAGCTGAATTACGTAATGCgtgattaattttaaactgaaAGGAGCTAAGGAGCACAGCTGCTCTACAGGTTTTATCTTCTGATTTAACCCGgttctttctctctttttttgtattaaataataataatattatattatttctttacaGCATGGCGTGGCCGTGGAAGTGGTGCGCGTTCTGCCCGATAGCCCAGCTCCGGGATTAAACAATATCTTTTGCAATTGCGATGAGAACAATCCCGCTGATATGGTGAGTAAATGCAGGAGAAGATCTCCTTGGGTTCCTGAACTAATAAAGATATATCCCTTTATCCCCACAGCTCATCACCTTTGACTGCGATGCCATGCCGGTGCTGCAGGTCAAGACTTTCCGCCAAAAGGCCGGCAAGGTGGAGACCTCCCATTACAAGGTCACCGTGTCCAGGTTCCGGGCTCGCATGGCCATACCCATGAACTATAATACCCTGAAGGGCGAGATGCGTGTAGAGGGTTATCCAGATGTGAGTAAACCAGTTaagttttatgtattttatttatttatattttaattttcttaggTTCGCATTGCCATGAACAGCGTGGGCGCCATCAAGGCCATGGATCAGGATGAACAGCAGCTGCAGACGGTGATCAGCGATATCCTGACGACGGCTTTGCGTGATACCATCTATCCGGTGGACTTCTCCATCTACTCGACCTGCCCGCGGGCCGAAGTGGAGCCCCTGGATCTACCTGTAATCTATCCCGTCCACTATGACTCGCTGGCGGTGAGCGTCGGGGGAGCAGTGAGAAGACTGTCGGCTCcttctgttgttgtttatgttgCTCTCTGTTCTTTGTGCTCCTCTTGTGTCCTTTCTGTACACTAGTCATTGCAAAGAAAATCACACAGAAATTCATCGGAGACTCTCTGTATAAAAAGCAAGACAAACAGACACTTCTCATTGCTCTCGACCTTCGCCTCCACCTTCTACCCTGTGTTTATGGAATTCGCCTTTtcaatctctctctctcagaacTCAGTACTCCAACAACAGTCGCATTTCCTTTGTATCCCCGTGAGAATCCCGTCCTTGATCGTCCTGTCCTGAAAGTAAAAAGAACTCTCTTTGCTCTCTCTCTTATTTCAGGGCAACCAATACtttcaatattattacaatttcTAAGTGACTGTCTCTCGCATTAGTTCGTTTCCCCGATTAAAAGGCGAATTTCATGAGCCCCCCCTCAATCTGACTTTTGTCTCAATCTCTGACCCCTCCCCgactctgtctctctctctctcttctctgTCACTCATTGCATGATGGTTGTCCTCCTCCAACCCACACAGCACAATATGGAGCATCATCTGAGCGGCGTGGGGCTAAGGGACTCCCAGCACATGGTCTCTGGCCGCCGGCTTCTTGTAAAGATTGTCAAGGGCGAAGGCCTAAGGGATGCCCACGATCCCTATGTTGTCATCGAGATGGATGAGCCGGCCCAAAAGAACCAGACGGGCACCCAGCGCGGCACCAAGCCCTACTGGGATGAGCACTTCCTCTTGTAAGTTATGGAGAAATCAAAGAATTGCCTCTATCTTCATTAATTCCCTTGCTTTCCACAGCGAACTCTCCCCCCAATCTGCCGAGATCCTTTTCGAGGTTTATGACCATCCGGTTATAGCCTCTGATCCGCCCAAATTCCTGGGTCTCGGCCTGGTTGGCATCGATGAGCTGGCCGTGGGTCCTGCCTCCACGCAACTTCTGCAGCTGCAGCCACGTCCTTATGAGACGCAGCCTGTTTCCGGGGCCATCACCGTGGACTTTGTGTTCATCGAGGGTGCCGAGATCCCGGCTGGAGTTCGCCCGCAGCGCCTGAAGGAGGCGTTGCGCCTCAGCACGCCAGCCATCAATGAGCACATCCGAAATGGAGCCGATCTGGCGGATGCGGCTGTAAGAGCTCTACAGGATGGAGCGCTCTCGAGCACTGGCAGCGGTGGACAGCCCAGCAAGAGCACTTTGATCATACACAGTGTGCAGCGGGTGAGTGGTTAAGGTTAAGGAAATAGAGAAATATatgaatacatatttttaataatttttcgtagtatttcttttatatatttgtttgtttattactTATTAAAGTCAACGATAGTTGAAAaaatgtgtctaaaagtaggctattttatatttcaaagcttttattatgttttatagcatacttttgaacacaattttaattgattgcaAATCTCTTttgacaaaaatataatttttaacttttaaaagatatattttaatattttgtatacaaCCCACAACTCTCCCTACATTTCGTACACCCCCTTACCCCCATTTTCTctattgttttataatttctatcGTTTCTATTTTCGTTTAATTTCATACCATTTCCGTCTCCGATCCCGAACCAGAATTCGACCGGCCCGAATGCATTTAAGGTAATCTCCCCCACTATACCTGGACATCTCTCGCTCTCCTCGagctttctttattttatttatgagttATCTGAGTTACTGCGTCTCTAATCCCGCCGCCCAATCATGATGGTTCCCTTGATCATGAACAGGCTAAAGAATAAGTAGTGTCTAAGCCAAGTTAATAACCAAAACTGTTTCTTGTTCTGTTTTGCTCCGCCTAACccccaacaaaaaaacaaaaacaaaatgcgcTTCTCTAACcgaaaaacaaatacaatgcGACCTCAGGTCGAGGTCAACAAGGAGGGCCAGATCGAGGTGGTCCAGTCGCCGACCGAGCTGGATCAGACAGTGGCCCAGGCCTTTGAGCGGGCTGCCAACGAGGCCCAGGCCGAGCTTGAGCTGGAGAAGGCCAAGCTGGAGTTGGAGCCCGGTCAGGGTGACATACTCAACGACTCAGGTAATGGTACCGTCAACGAGGACAGCGTCGCGGAGGTGAGTACACACGCTGAGTTTTATGTTCAAGGCATGGCATGGACTTTTGAGTTATTATCTCTAGAGAGGAGTCCCTTATTAACATATCCTGTGAATTATAGTATGGCCAGCCCAATGCCGCCTCATCGCCCAATGGCAGTGGCTATGGACACAACAACTACAGCctcaatggcaatggcaactcGGGAGGAGCCGGAGGAGGCTACAACAGCCTGCCCAGGAATGGAGCTGCCTTGCATCAGCAGATGGGTCACCACAATGCCGGCTTGATACTCGACGGACAGGACGTGGTGGATGCGGACCGTGGAAGGAGCAAAAAACGTAATTTCTTTGGCACCCTGAAGAAGCGGCTAAGCCGCTCCAAGACACGTACCCTCTCGGCCGATCAgcccaataataataaaaatagcagTCATAAGTCACTATCAGCCACCAACTCGAATACAGCGACCACAGCCACCGGATATCCCCGAAACGCCACCGGAACCCTCAATGGTGATTCTTCCCGTTCATTATCTGTCGATCGTGCCACTACTCTGTCCAAAAGCAATTCACTTGGTAATTACCGCCCCCGTATCACTGAGCTCCCCCCTCGCCATGTTGTCCAcgttttttaatcaaatttttgtGAGCCCAGCTTAACGCACTCTTTCTCCCTCTTAACGGACAAAAAACGATCTCCTGCTAATTCCGCTTAAAGCCATCATCATGCGCCATTGGGACATATTCATCACATAATAATATCACATTAGAGATCATTATCATAACAAGTCTCGTATATGCTTTTAAGTATTAAAAGCGGCTTTGCACTTTtgcttttcttgtattttaaggctttaaaattacttactttattttttaaaatatttattactaaCTTCTGTAGAGAACTTCCTATACTTTATTCATTAATTCTTATTTTCTACAATATATCTTGTATCGTGAGGAATAAGAATGCCACATAAATCGCTTGGGTTTTAAAAACCACTAAAAAAgctgtctaaaagtatgctattaTGTGCTACTTATTCTAATttaaactgaatttaatatttataattatttaaagcattCTTTTGagcttattatttaaataattaaaaaccgaAGCGTTTTCTGTGGCACCCCTGTATTTACTTAACTTTTCCCAATTTCTacaatattttaactttattttttaacattataTTAATGAATTGCTTAAGTAAAgcataaaatattctttaaacaTGGATATAATGTATACTTCcataaaaaagttttgccaatttgttttcttatatataaaaaagtaaatatcctttttaaaaatctacTTATTTCATTTCAACCTAAACTTAATTATTAGGTGTATTTAGCTTTTCACCCTAAATGTATTACTAAGGACTTGAGCTTATTGTACTTCCTGAAGCTTGATCTTAAtctgtatcttgtatctgttTCTACATATATCTGTACCTGTATCTATATCTGTTGTTCGTTTTATCTTCTCTTCCCCCTAACACACTCTTGTATCCATCAAATGCCTAACTTGAACTGTGACCCACGACACGAATCTGTATGTATTCCATGGTTCCCATacacactgaaaaaaaaaatacaatcaaAAAACTCTtttacaaaaaacaacaacaattccAAAAACACATTTgcattattttgaatatatattatatattttgtatatatctggctttatttttggatttttggtaATTTGAACGGCCTTTTATtatgtattaaatataaatttacatttattttaattattatctCACTTACACTTTCcatattcttttctttttcgtttacTTTCATatatgcaaaaaacaaaaaaaaaatatgatttcgaTGGGTCTAACTGGGTGCTTGGTTCGTGTGCCACTcttacactaaaaaaaaaaaacaaaacaataaaaaaacgCAGGACCCCGCATGGGCATTGGTCACTCCATCACCGACCACTCACGCCGCTCCTCAATTTCAGAATCCTCGGCCATCTCAGGTTTCTCCTCGGCCAGCAATAAGACCTATGTGCACGAGGCCTCCACCTTAGTGCTGGAGACGGTGGAGAATGGCATCAAGCGGTGAGTTAaaccatttatttatagatttctttattaatgtaaataatatattgtttttgAAGTCACTTTATTGTGCCGCTGGCCATTGCCCAGAGACCGCGCTGGCGTCGCAAGGGAACCAAGCTGCACATCTACAACGATCACACCTTCATCGCCAAGCATTTGAGCgggtaataataattataataattatttaataataataaaaaaattattaataatatttataatatatattgattATTAGAAGCGGCCTGCAGTGCTCCATCTGCATGAAGTCCATACCCCGTAGGCCCGGCAAGCAGGGCTACGAGTGCCGCGACTGCCAGCTGATCTGTCACAAGCAGTGTCACATACGGGCGCCCCAGGCGTGTCCCAATCCCACGGTGCTCTCCATGGAACTGTAAGTAGCCACCGGAAACCCCAGATCGAAGGCTTTAATAGTGattaagatgcgtaacgcgcTCGAAAGCTTTTTCTCTCaaaagagagagtgagagagctTTTGAGTGGCGTTATGCATCTTGTAGCTTATACTGTCTTTGCGTAGGTCCTAAAAGCTTCCCTTAAATCCCTACCTGCTAAGTAAAATCCCCTTGATACTAATTTAttgatttcgttttatttttctctttccacacacacacaaaacacacgcacaccctacctatacacacacaccaaaTAGAACGTCATTTCCGGTACTCACAGAGAGAGATCTGAACTTAGTTAACTAAAAGCCTTAtacattttcttcttattttgtaATCAAAATCGCCTTGAGTCCGCCAAATGCAGTTTGATATATTTACCAAAAGAgcaaatttttgatttatctTTCGAAAAAGTGGGACTTCTCGCTTTGTTCTCTTGGCTTTTGCTAAAGCATCCATCCTTTATCCATTTATCAATCCGCTTTGTTGCcattttttgtgtatatattttctgtctGGGCACTAATTAGAGCTCTTTTCTCACCGCATTAAACTCACCAAAAAACACACTTGATGGACACAGGATGACCACTGAGGGGTAGTGTCGAGGTCTCAGCgaacacaacaacaaccaaccaaccagcCACCAAAGCACGTTTTTAGTCCATTAAGAAAAGAACCATTCTAAAGACAATAGCTCTCCCAGCACACAGTTCTACTTCGATCAGGGTTTCCCTCTTAGATTCTCTCACGTTCGAGGTTCAAGCGTTTCTCAGTTGAGCGTTTTGGCAACTGGGAAATCGGGGTAAGCCACGCACGCGCATGAAGTTCCTTcgttttctgctgctgccgatCCACTGTGTTGTGTACTAAATTAACACTATTAAAACAAAGGCAATTTAAGCAATAAATGTCTTTTATTAGCCTACGCTTAAAGCCGTTTCGACACTAAATACCCCTTTTTGTTGCGttttttattcataaaaatttggcctaaaaaaaagagtttgaagcttgttttgatattttatattgtttactttccctataaaaaatacttaaatattaataaatttcttaaatttatttccacAGAACCAAACTTAGCTCGGCGGCGGCAGATCGCAGCATACGAAAACTGTGAGGGGAATCCAGCTTAATTCTGCCCCCCCCGAAAACCGAGAAACCATAATCGAAATACTACTCTTAGTTAGAGATCAGATGGATCTGTCTTCTGCTGCGGAAAACCCCAATACCCGATACCCGAAACACCacgttatttatttatacacacacacacccacaacacgaacacacacaccatgTGCAATATGTTCtttggtttcgtttttttaaCCACATTTTCTCTGTGTCAACGTGCTGGAGCccattgatatttttttgtattttctacAAAACACGAATAATAAttgtacaaaaataaaagtgaattagaggttttttaaatgaataacaAGTGTTTATAATGTGCAAATCCTAAGAAGGATACCTAACATAGCCAGTGCCCAAGGTGACATAAGGACTAGGAATATTTTTAGTCTGTGGTTCGGGCTCATAAGCCAGATTTTCATTTGAAGAACTTTCTGAACCGGAGGATGGCGTTGGAGGCTCAGAAATATAATCCTGCTCCGGCGGAGCTTCCTCCTCGACTGGACACTCCTTGGTTAGTATGTCTATGGTAAGTACACCGTTCGGTGGATAGTTTCCTGGGACGGTTATAGAGACAGGGGGGCCAGGAACAGGGATCTCAATATCCACCGATTTAAATAGAATGTCTGGGAGGGTAACCTtgattttggccatttttcgcAGCTTCCGAAAGGATACAAAGCTCAAAGAAAGCAGCGCAACCATTAAAATTATAACCGCAACAACCTGAATTAAGCTCAGACCCGTTGCTTTCTGCTCGTCCTTCTGAACACTTGGAAACCGTGTACCTACAAAACTCATGCCGCCACTCGGTTTATCCTTGTATGAGGCTGCCACAGCCATATTGGAAAGGAGCTTCGATTGGTTGAATTGGAACAAAAGTTGGGATCTTTCTAACATCTCAATTTGAATGGATTTTTGATCGTCACAGATCTGGTAACGGATTGTGGAACCCGAGCACCAGGAGATGGCATAGCCAATGAGACCTTGCTGTTCCTGGGGAGCCTGCCAGGTCAGGGTGTAGTTGTCGTCGTGGTACCTCAACCCACGTATCTGAAGTGACTCGGAGTTGGCCAGAAGGGGCACCTCGAACACATTGCTAGTATTCGAGGTTCCCACAGAGTTTTGGCTCCAAACGTATATGACACCAGAGATTGTGGGGTCCCAGTCGCTGAAGAGGGCGCAATTGCTGTCGATGAATGACGGATTCTTGCTGAAAGCAGAAATGTAAATGAAACCCCTTTTAAAGACATAGATCTCCAGACTTACCCAGTGCCCGTGGCCGCGGCGTACGTAAAGTCGGGTCCGTTGAGCTCCAGCTCGTCCAGCTGCCGCCAGAAGACATACAGCTCCTTCTTTTCCGGATCGTGGTAGAATCCGTTGGTAAGAAACACCGGCGGCCGAGCGGGAATATCGGCTACGCTTGTAACTTCCCTGGACTCGAACTCAGTTGACCAGGGTGCGCCCGTGACATTATACCGACGGCGAAATCGGAATATGTATCCCTGGTTGGCATAGGGCAGCTTGGGAAAGCAGAGGTCCTGACCAAACATGGGAGTGACGCGTCTTTCGGTATAAAGGGGTTTGATCTTGGGGTTGCTGCAGAATATCTCCACTCTCCAATTCTGTGAGAGCGCCACAGGAGCGAGGTGATCCGTGTGCGCCCATTTGAGGCAGATCCTTGAGCTGCTCTGACTAAATTTTGGCTGAGTCATTGGCCACTCTGGCACCGTCATTTCCCTGAGGGTCATGGGAAACACCTTCGACTGGTTATGTCCCTCGTATTCCATAGAAAGTTGGATCTGGTAGTTGGGCCCATAGTTGTCAGAGTCTCTGGGAATAAAAAGGCCTGGGCAATCAATCCAACTGGAGAAGTGAGCGCCTTTAAAGCACGGGATGCTTGGGAGGTCAGCGATGCTCAGCGAGTAGGTCTTCTTCGTTATGCTAGCGGCTAGTCCCAACTCTTTAAAAAAGCAAGACGCCTCTTTGTCGGTGGCAGTTTTACGGCAATAAAAGCTCGTCACATTCAGGGTCGGAACCACATTCACGTAGATCTCTCCCAGGTAATCCTCACCAGACATGCAGTAAATTCTAATGTACTGCCTGGGCTGGTCGACCTCCACTCGGTGCTTTATGGTGTACTCGTCGACGGGTGTGCTTGCCACCTGATGCTCCAAATGGCTCGGCTTGAGGTACATGTTCTGCAATTGAACAGTGGAGTTGTTGCACATGCAAAACACCTCGAATGACTCGCCAACGAACACAGCTTGCGGTTCGCTCCACATGTCACCATTGCACCATTTCACCATCGTTGCGTGACTCCGGATGGTCAAGTGAAGCGCGAGGAGCAATAGAACCGTCGGCTTTGCTCTCCAGCTCATGACTGACCAGCCACAGACGGTTGGACTTAAAAATGAATTCCCCCTTTGGAACACAGAAACTGCAATGTTGCGGGATGCTGATAGGAACGCACTTATCAGCTGAATATTacaccatttttttttttttttaactacgACTTGAAAACCAAACCGCCTTAGTGGTGGTAGAATTACTTTCAAACCAGAGGATTGCTTCCGCTGCGGGCAAACTGAATTCGTCGACTGTTTTgagtatttaatttgaaataatttgaGCTCAGCTTATAAACAGCGATCTACACCGAATTTGCTCGGCGCTTGGGGCTCAAATAACTACTATCGCGCGGCAAATTGAAAAGCCACTAACCTTTGCCCTTTGAAGATAGCTTATCGCAGAATGTGAAAGAAAGCTTTTATTGGTGGGCGATTAGCGAGTCATTTACATATTATGCTAAAAAGCTTCATTAGATttgacttaaaatattaaatttaaattgaaatggcTAATGCAATATATATTCCTAAGCGGGAGACATTACATATCCCCTTCCTGCGGTAACATGAGGACCAAGCCTTTGTTCGGTCTCTGGTTGGGTCTCAATAGCCAGATCCTCCCTCGCACAAGTTGCTGAATCAGAGGCTGGTGTTACgggtttaaaataataatccaGATTAGGAAGAACCTCAACTTCTTCATCGACTACAGTTTCCTTAGTCAGTATGTCTGTGGTAAGCACGCCCTTCGGTGAAAAGTTACCCGGGACGGCGATGAAGACCGGAGACGCAGGAAAAGGGATTTCAATACCCACcgatttaaagaaaaaatctgGGAGGGTAACCGTAATTTTGGCCATATTCCGCAGCTTTCGAAAGGATACAAAGCTCAAGGAAAGCAGCGCGACCATTAAAAGTATAACCGCAATAACCTGAATTAAGCTCAGTCCAGTGGTCTTGCTCTCTTCCTTGCGAACACTTGGAAACCTTGGGCCAATCCAACTCATGCCGCCACTTGGTTTGTCCTTGTAAGAGGCTGAAACAGCCATATTGGACACGAGCATCGATTATTTGAAACGAAACAAAAGCTGGGACTCTTCTACCATCTCGATCTTAATGGAGTCTTGTTCGTCGCAGATCTGATATCGGTTTGAGGAACCCAAGCACCAAGAAATGTTGTAACCAGTGAGACATTGCAGATCCGGTGGAGCCTGTCAGGTCAGGGTGTAGTTGTTGTCGTAGTACCTCAACCCACGTATCTGAAGTGACTCGGAGTTGGTCAGAAGGGGCACCTCCAACCGAGTGGTAGCTGTCGAGTTTCCCATGGAGTTCTGGCTCCAAACGTATATGATACCAGGGATTGTGGGGTCCCAGTCGCTGAAAAGGGCGCAGTTGCTGTCGATGGATGAAGGATTCTTCctgggaaaatgggaaataggATAACCTACGGTGCATAGAGGTCCGATCCAGGCTTACCCAGTGCCCGTGGCAGCGGCATAAGTAAAGTTGGGTCCGTTTAGCTCCAGCTCGTCAAGCTGGCGCCAGAAGACGAAGAGATGGTTCTTCTTCGCATCGTGGTAAAATCCGTTGGGAAGTATCTCCGGTGCCCGAGCGGGAATGGAGGACATGCTTCTAATTTTCTTGGACTTGAAAGCAGAGGACCAGGGAAAGTGCGTGATATTATATCGACGCCTAAACCGAAAGGTATAGACCTGGTCAGCATAGGGCAGTTTGGGGAGACATATCATTGAAGTGTTCTCGAGAAATATGAAAAGTTCCTCAACCAGAACCTTGATCTTTGGATTTTGGGGCCGAATCTCAGCTCTCAAAATTTGTCGAAGCCTCGTATTATCATCCGTATTAACCGTGAGCGTCCAATTGAGGCACACCCTTGAGCTGCTCTGTATAAATTGCGGCTGGGTTATGGGCCACATTGGCGTTTCCCTCAGGGTCATTAGGAATATTCGTATATATTGGTTCCCGTTGTATTTCATAGTAATGAGGAGGCGGTTGTTGGATGGTTTAATGGGAACATATAAGTCTCTGCACCCAATCCAATCACTGATCTTATAGCACGGGACGCT includes:
- the LOC108082475 gene encoding uncharacterized protein isoform X16, which produces MDLADQIDDYICSFEGIGDLTMDSLAIFIFLWAVLALFSVWLIKLLYHKYLNKANKSPSAANSRQSSVAPGSGSVSGSPSGKTEKRLSEPRDLVATKSKVEDLSKPLTGGVSSGGRGRSSASPLNSAGPLGAAGAAGPRRRVVRQSSTGPENRKKRYVPPPSNVVGPETSSVTWTSQVFRWLYSDLVIVNELLMSWVIAINDTLRKSVEEHGVAVEVVRVLPDSPAPGLNNIFCNCDENNPADMLITFDCDAMPVLQVKTFRQKAGKVETSHYKVTVSRFRARMAIPMNYNTLKGEMRVEGYPDVRIAMNSVGAIKAMDQDEQQLQTVISDILTTALRDTIYPVDFSIYSTCPRAEVEPLDLPVIYPVHYDSLAHNMEHHLSGVGLRDSQHMVSGRRLLVKIVKGEGLRDAHDPYVVIEMDEPAQKNQTGTQRGTKPYWDEHFLFELSPQSAEILFEVYDHPVIASDPPKFLGLGLVGIDELAVGPASTQLLQLQPRPYETQPVSGAITVDFVFIEGAEIPAGVRPQRLKEALRLSTPAINEHIRNGADLADAAVRALQDGALSSTGSGGQPSKSTLIIHSVQRNSTGPNAFKVEVNKEGQIEVVQSPTELDQTVAQAFERAANEAQAELELEKAKLELEPGQGDILNDSGNGTVNEDSVAEYGQPNAASSPNGSGYGHNNYSLNGNGNSGGAGGGYNSLPRNGAALHQQMGHHNAGLILDGQDVVDADRGRSKKRPRMGIGHSITDHSRRSSISESSAISGFSSASNKTYVHEASTLVLETVENGIKRHFIVPLAIAQRPRWRRKGTKLHIYNDHTFIAKHLSGSGLQCSICMKSIPRRPGKQGYECRDCQLICHKQCHIRAPQACPNPTVLSMELTSFPVLTERDLNLVN
- the LOC108082475 gene encoding uncharacterized protein isoform X19, yielding MDLADQIDDYICSFEGIGDLTMDSLAIFIFLWAVLALFSVWLIKLLYHKYLNKANKSPSAANSRQSSVAPGSGSVSGSPSGKTEKRLSEPRDLVATKSKVEDLSKPLTGGVSSGGRGRSSASPLNSAGPLGAAGAAGPRRRVVRQSSTGPENRKKRYVPPPSNVVGPETSSVTWTSQVFRWLYSDLVIVNELLMSWVIAINDTLRKSVEEHGVAVEVVRVLPDSPAPGLNNIFCNCDENNPADMLITFDCDAMPVLQVKTFRQKAGKVETSHYKVTVSRFRARMAIPMNYNTLKGEMRVEGYPDVRIAMNSVGAIKAMDQDEQQLQTVISDILTTALRDTIYPVDFSIYSTCPRAEVEPLDLPVIYPVHYDSLAHNMEHHLSGVGLRDSQHMVSGRRLLVKIVKGEGLRDAHDPYVVIEMDEPAQKNQTGTQRGTKPYWDEHFLFELSPQSAEILFEVYDHPVIASDPPKFLGLGLVGIDELAVGPASTQLLQLQPRPYETQPVSGAITVDFVFIEGAEIPAGVRPQRLKEALRLSTPAINEHIRNGADLADAAVRALQDGALSSTGSGGQPSKSTLIIHSVQRNSTGPNAFKVEVNKEGQIEVVQSPTELDQTVAQAFERAANEAQAELELEKAKLELEPGQGDILNDSGNGTVNEDSVAEYGQPNAASSPNGSGYGHNNYSLNGNGNSGGAGGGYNSLPRNGAALHQQMGHHNAGLILDGQDVVDADRGRSKKQSSAISGFSSASNKTYVHEASTLVLETVENGIKRHFIVPLAIAQRPRWRRKGTKLHIYNDHTFIAKHLSGSGLQCSICMKSIPRRPGKQGYECRDCQLICHKQCHIRAPQACPNPTVLSMELTSFPVLTERDLNLVN
- the LOC108082475 gene encoding uncharacterized protein isoform X15; this encodes MDLADQIDDYICSFEGIGDLTMDSLAIFIFLWAVLALFSVWLIKLLYHKYLNKANKSPSAANSRQSSVAPGSGSVSGSPSGKTEKRLSEPRDLVATKSKVEDLSKPLTGGVSSGGRGRSSASPLNSAGPLGAAGAAGPRRRVVRQSSTGPENRKKRYVPPPSNVVGPETSSVTWTSQVFRWLYSDLVIVNELLMSWVIAINDTLRKSVEEHGVAVEVVRVLPDSPAPGLNNIFCNCDENNPADMLITFDCDAMPVLQVKTFRQKAGKVETSHYKVTVSRFRARMAIPMNYNTLKGEMRVEGYPDVRIAMNSVGAIKAMDQDEQQLQTVISDILTTALRDTIYPVDFSIYSTCPRAEVEPLDLPVIYPVHYDSLAHNMEHHLSGVGLRDSQHMVSGRRLLVKIVKGEGLRDAHDPYVVIEMDEPAQKNQTGTQRGTKPYWDEHFLFELSPQSAEILFEVYDHPVIASDPPKFLGLGLVGIDELAVGPASTQLLQLQPRPYETQPVSGAITVDFVFIEGAEIPAGVRPQRLKEALRLSTPAINEHIRNGADLADAAVRALQDGALSSTGSGGQPSKSTLIIHSVQRNSTGPNAFKYGQPNAASSPNGSGYGHNNYSLNGNGNSGGAGGGYNSLPRNGAALHQQMGHHNAGLILDGQDVVDADRGRSKKRNFFGTLKKRLSRSKTRTLSADQPNNNKNSSHKSLSATNSNTATTATGYPRNATGTLNGDSSRSLSVDRATTLSKSNSLGPRMGIGHSITDHSRRSSISESSAISGFSSASNKTYVHEASTLVLETVENGIKRHFIVPLAIAQRPRWRRKGTKLHIYNDHTFIAKHLSGSGLQCSICMKSIPRRPGKQGYECRDCQLICHKQCHIRAPQACPNPTVLSMELTSFPVLTERDLNLVN
- the LOC108082475 gene encoding uncharacterized protein isoform X13; protein product: MDLADQIDDYICSFEGIGDLTMDSLAIFIFLWAVLALFSVWLIKLLYHKYLNKANKSPSAANSRQSSVAPGSGSVSGSPSGKTEKRLSEPRDLVATKSKVEDLSKPLTGGVSSGGRGRSSASPLNSAGPLGAAGAAGPRRRVVRQSSTGPENRKKRYVPPPSNVVGPETSSVTWTSQVFRWLYSDLVIVNELLMSWVIAINDTLRKSVEEHGVAVEVVRVLPDSPAPGLNNIFCNCDENNPADMLITFDCDAMPVLQVKTFRQKAGKVETSHYKVTVSRFRARMAIPMNYNTLKGEMRVEGYPDVRIAMNSVGAIKAMDQDEQQLQTVISDILTTALRDTIYPVDFSIYSTCPRAEVEPLDLPVIYPVHYDSLAHNMEHHLSGVGLRDSQHMVSGRRLLVKIVKGEGLRDAHDPYVVIEMDEPAQKNQTGTQRGTKPYWDEHFLFELSPQSAEILFEVYDHPVIASDPPKFLGLGLVGIDELAVGPASTQLLQLQPRPYETQPVSGAITVDFVFIEGAEIPAGVRPQRLKEALRLSTPAINEHIRNGADLADAAVRALQDGALSSTGSGGQPSKSTLIIHSVQRNSTGPNAFKVEVNKEGQIEVVQSPTELDQTVAQAFERAANEAQAELELEKAKLELEPGQGDILNDSGNGTVNEDSVAEYGQPNAASSPNGSGYGHNNYSLNGNGNSGGAGGGYNSLPRNGAALHQQMGHHNAGLILDGQDVVDADRGRSKKRNFFGTLKKRLSRSKTRTLSADQPNNNKNSSHKSLSATNSNTATTATGYPRNATGTLNESSAISGFSSASNKTYVHEASTLVLETVENGIKRHFIVPLAIAQRPRWRRKGTKLHIYNDHTFIAKHLSGSGLQCSICMKSIPRRPGKQGYECRDCQLICHKQCHIRAPQACPNPTVLSMELTSFPVLTERDLNLVN